TGTATGCTTTGATGTGCGTACAGGGGCAGTAGTGCGTGCATTGAGGTGGGTTGGGGGCTGCAGGATGTAGGGGATGCAGCATGCAGGTCCTGGGGGCCCCCAGGCatcagggcagcaggagatgtATGGGGGGGATCACCTGGGGGTGGTGCTTTGGGAAGGaatgcgtgtgtgtgtgtggggatgAAGGAACAGAAGGGCCAGCATGGGTGTTCACAGCCTTGCATGGACAAAGCTCAGTATTGCAGCAAGAGGCACCTTTGGGTCTCCATCCCACCCTGGTGGCCCAGCTGGgtcccacagctcagccccccAGACTCTGCTTTCAGGGAGGGGGTACAGCTGCCTTACGGTGAGGCGCTAGTGGGAGTGTGGCTTTGAgaggaggctgggagcagggggttTGGGGCAGGCATGGGGTTTGGACGCGTCTGGGTGCTCCCTCCACCGGGTGCCAGGGTGGCTGAGGGCCGGCGGGCAAACAGGACACCTGGAGGACAAGAACAAGCAGGTTAGGGCAAGCCCAGGGTTGGAGGATTGTCTCAcctggctcccagcacccagGCTGGGGAGTGTGGGACCAAAACTCATGCGGGCTTCAGCCCCCTCTCATCACCTGTGGTGTCTCCCCTCCTCCCAGGCATCCTTGGGGATGGCCCAGGGCCCATTTGGCTGGCAGCCCCACATGATGCTTAGGCCTGACCTTTCCAGcttgttaaatatttaagtTCTGGAGGTAAAGCCATCGATTTTTATTGTGGGGTGTCTCAGCAGGACAGGTATGAATCTGGGGGGTATGGGACCACCATTCCCACCAATATCCCCAATATTTGCCCCCCCCTGCATGATCCCCCTGAGCTGAGGACCTGGGGGACTGAGATACCACCACCCTGGGGGTGtctcagggcaggagcagcaagcCCAGGCAGCGCAGGAGAGCTGGGTAGGGGCATCTGCAGTGGGTAGGGGGTGCAGTATATATATAGGGGCTGCAGTATACAGGGGCTACGATTAATAGGGGGTGCAGAGTATGGTGCCTGCGGTGTTTGCATGGAGGGTGTGTATGGAGAGGCAATGTGGGCACCAAGAGTGTGTGCAGGGGATGCAGTGTATGCTTTGATGTGCGTACAGGGGCAGTAGTGCGTGCATTGAGGTGGGTTGGGGGCTGCAGGATGTAGGGGATGCAGCATGCAGGTCCTGGGGGCCCCCAGGCatcagggcagcaggagatgtATGGGGGGGATCACCTGGGGGTGGTGCTTTGGGAAGGaatgcgtgtgtgtgtgtggggatgAAGGAACAGAAGGGCCAGCATGGGTGTTCACAGCCTTGCATGGACAAAGCTCAGTATTGCAGCAAGAGGCACCTTTGGGTCTCCATCCCACCCTGGTGGCCCAGCTGGgtcccacagctcagccccccAGACTCTGCTTTCAGGGAGGGGGTACAGCTGCCTTACGGTGAGGCGCTAGTGGGAGTGTGGCTTTGAgaggaggctgggagcagggggttTGGGGCAGGCATGGGGTTTGGACGCGTCTGGGTGCTCCCTCCACCGGGTGCCAGGGTGGCTGAGGGCCGGCGGGCAAACAGGACACCTGGAGGACAAGAACAAGCAGGTTAGGGCAAGCCCAGGGTTGGAGGATTGTCTCAcctggctcccagcacccagGCTGGGGAGTGTGGGACCAAAACTCATGCGGGCTTCAGCCCCCTCTCATCACCTGTGGTGTCTCCCCTCCTCCCAGGCATCCTTGGGGATGGCCCAGGGCCCATTTGGCTGGCAGCCCCACATGATGCTTAGGCCTGACCTTTCCAGcttgttaaatatttaagtTCTGGAGGTAAAGCCATCGATTTTTATTGTGGGGTGTCTCAGCAGGACAGGTATGAATCTGGGGGGTATGGGATGGGCTGCTTAGCCAAGCTGGTGCACACTGGCACCCCAAAGgatcctctgctgcagcaaagcacCCCAACATCTTTCCCTGCACTCTACAGTCAGCCAAGCCCCACACCCAGACAGAAATCATCTGGGCACACAAGCATTGGGGTGACCCATCAGCCAAGCCCCACACCCAGACAGAGATCATCTGGGCACACAAGCATTGGGGTGACCCCAAATCCAAGCCCATTCCTCGGGACCTCAGGGTGTGGAATGACCCTAGGTGAAGGGTCCCTTCTCAGCCAGaatctgtccatctgtccatctaCTTACCCCCCACTTTAGCCCTTCATTGCTAGCACCTGCTTTGGGCCAACTTCCATCCTTGTCAtccccctccttctcctgcccccTCTCCCCAAGCCCTGCCACTTCATTACGATGGATTTTATAGTAAAGACATCAGATTGAAGGAAGGACTTGCTGGCCAGGCAGTGGCTATAAGTTATTGGATTTCCCGGCCGCAATTACACGGGCCAAGCGGCCCTTCTATTTACCTGTGTAGACAActccatttatttctattgaCATGTTGATACTGCTAATGCTGTTGGTGGACAGGTTCAATGCAGTCTCCTGTCTGTCATCTGGGGAAAGGAAATACCAATATGAGTGTTAAGCGAAACAGAAACAAGAACCTGTCCGAGACAGATAAGCCAGGACCCAGTCCCTCTGGGCATCGTCCTCTCcagtcactgctgctttcccaccTCAGGTGCCAGGGAAAGGGATAACCAAGGTTGAGGTGTTGCATCTTTTTACCTCGACTGGAGATCTTGACGTTCATGGGGAACTGGGAGGCCATGGCCAGGAGGTTGTGCTGAAGCGCGTGTTGCACCAGccgctgctgctcctccactgTCAGGGCCACCTTCTTCTCCGGGGGCTCCCCTGTCTCCAGCTTCTCCcgcagctgctccagcaccactgcctgggaggcagctgctgcttgggcTGCTGTGAGATGGTGGCCGGCCAGTCCCACTGGGATAGCAATGCGCCCCGGCACTGATGCTGCCAGCATTCCGTCCTCTGCAATGACCAAGAGAGCTCAGCGGGTCCCTCATCACCACCCCACCTCACCCAGTGGTGCCAACTCCACCCCACCAGCaatggagcagggcaggcaacCACTCCCAACACCTGGGCTTGGTCCTTCTCCAAAGCCAgggaaaatacactttttttcaCTCCCTGAAAGGACATTGTTCCTATTTCCCCCAAGCAAAATGGGCACAAGCAGACAGGGAACACCCCTGGCAACGTCCCAGGGAtgttccatccctgctgctggagcactgtccatccctgggaagAGATGGTCATTGCTGGGCAGATGGGATCCTTACCCACCTTTCTTAACACTGTGCACTTGGCTGAGCTGGCCACAGCTGTGTGTGGAGATGCTAAGAGCTGGCAGAGGCATTTTGGgagtgcccagcagggctggggtgctggcTGGCGAGTAGTTGAAGAGTGCTGTGCCAAAAGTCTGCCTCCGTCCCTCCCGACGGTTGCTGTCGATGGCAGCTTGGAGCtctccaggagagctgagcgCTCGCTTCTCACATTCGTAGGGATACAGGTACTTCATGTATCTGCACGGGAGAGAGCCAGGGGGAGACCCACGGTTGTGCATCTCCCAGCCAGCACCGTGCTGAGCAAAGAGcctttgggaaggagcagagcgCTCCACCCACTTTTGTGGTACCCCATGTCAGACCCCATGCAGGGCTCTGGGACGTCTGATCCAGCAGGTGCCCCTGGACAGGCGTCCCCTGCCTGTCACCGGCCAGGCACTCACTGTGTGCGGAGGGTGAAGGCAGCGCTGGTGATGGAGGTAGGTAGGTTGAGGCCCTTGGTGATCTCCCGCCAGATCTTCTTGTTGATGACTTCGACCAGGCCACCCTTGTCTGTCACCAGCTGGTACAGTGTGTACAGATCCAGCACTTGCTTGGCCATGATGGGGATGCGGTTCACTGGCGTCCCTTCCGGAGGCACACAGGAGACAGAAGAGGGTGTGGGGGGCTGCCCACAGAGGCCCTTTGTACCTGGGATCATagcccctgccctccccccaCTGCCACTGCAGGTACCCGCAACGGGAGGCACATCGCTCCATGCCCAGGTGAGCATCCATGGGCACCTGGGGTGAAGTCAGGACCCCAGGGTGCCTGGGAGAGTAGCACTGTGCCAAAAAGCAGGAGAGACCCCAGCATGCTGGCAGAGGGTCTCCTTCGATGGAGCTGTCAGCGGGGCTGGGTATGCTCTCATCTGGACTGGACACAGAACCTCCTCCAACCTTAGGTTCTCAGAGCTATCTATACAGCACCAATCTACGAAATCTCTCAGAGCATCCTAGTACGACTCACTCTGTAATGTTCTTTCAAAATCTCATAAAGAGAAACTTCATCTACACTTTAAAAAGGGACCCATCCTATAACCTTTCTGAAGAGGGATGACCCCTACAACCCTTCTGGGAGGACTCACCCTACCACTTCTCTATGGAGAGGTTTATTCTTCCAGCTCCAGACTCTTCCAAAGAGTTTCCAAAAAACCTCTTGACCCTACAGATGGCCCCAGAAGTTTCCTCTGCTTAAAGGACTTTAGTGCCCTGCTTCAAGaaacctgaccccaaatcctcaACTGCTCTCAGCAGAGACCCTGACCCCTGCCCCAGCATCACCCTCCTCTATGAGGCTACGGGGCAAGGGGACATGGGTTTGCCAGGGTTCTGTGAGCCCAGTATAGATCAGCATGGTTGCCACAGCCACCAGGCCTGGCTAAAAACCCCTCCCCGCTTTCTCAGCACCTTCAAATAACCCCacagccttgctgtgctccaTGCCTCCTTGGAACGATGGTCTGGGCATTCACTGGAAGCTGGGCAGTGGAGGGACaagcatcccatcccatcccatcccatcccaccccgtcccctctccagctccagacTCTTCCAAAGAGTTTCCAAAAAACCTCTTGACCCTACAGATGGCCCCAGAAGTTTCCTCTGCTTAAAGGACTTTAGTGCCCTGCCTCAAGaaacctgaccccaaatcctcaACTGCTCTCAGCAGAGACCCTGACCCCTGCCCCAGCATCACCCTCCTCTATGAGGCTACGGGGCAAGGGGACATGGGTTTGCCAGGGTTCTGTGAGTCCAGTATAGATCAGCATGGTTGCCACAGCCACCAGGCCTGGCTAAAAACCCCTCCCCGCTTTCTCAGCACCTTCAAATAACCCCacagccttgctgtgctccaTGCCTCCTTGGAACGATGGTCTGGGCATTCACTGGAAGCTGGGCAGTGGAGGGACaagcatcccatcccatcccaccctgtCCCATCCTGTGCCATTCCACCCCGTATTTATTCCTCCTGCGAGGTGGCGGGGCACAGGCAATATTGGAAAGCCATCCATTTGGCCGAGGGAGACTGTCACGACTGCGCTTCGCCCCTCAAACGAAGCCGTCATTCACCGCCATCCTCCAGCATCCCTAATTTATGGCCCTGATATTGGCTTGGCTTCTTCACATAAGCCTGAAAAATGAgctctttttattcttttactgagttcatttaactttttttttttgtgtgtgtctgtgttgtTCACCAGGTCGGGAAGGGGGAGAGGAGTTTATCCTCCTGGGAGAAAGGCAGAGATATTGACTTGACATCTGCTGTCGGTTGctcaccagccctgctcagggctgctggcacaAGACCCATCACCTCAGGGGGCCCAGTTTGAGGGCTCTCCCTCACCCCCAATGCCAGAGAATTTGCAGGGTCTCAGCCCTCAGTCAATGGCCCAtggatttcttttctcccctctcagCCTTGCTGGCTTATGAAAGTGCCTTGCCATTAATCTCAGGGCTGTGCATGGTGCGTGGCCGATGCCTGTCCCACTGACAAAGGCACCTGTCTGCATCCCCACAGAGTGATGGCCCCAGCCCTAGCCAGGGCCAAGGGCACAAaagcccagggaggtgatgcaGCCATTGTGGTGCTGCAATTAGCACCCTGATTAATAGCCCCGTGTTATCAGCAGGGCACTGAGCTTGGTGCTGAAATGGGGAGGGGGTGGAATGCAGACCCCAGTaagcaaatgcagaaatagCCCCCTTCTGTCCCTGATTACTATCTTTGAGGTGCCACAGAAATTGGGGCATGGCCATGAGCTGCCCCACTGCTTGTACCATGTAtctgatggtggtggtggtacTGCCTTCACGAGCCACCAGGGCCAGCTGTGCCCTTGTGCCATAGGCTGGCCTCAGAAGGTCTGCCCCACAACCcatttttcagctctgcaaaTTTTCCACTCTgctgaaaaatgtcagtgctGATACTGTCCTGAGAGACAGCAGGAGGGATGCCATCCCTTTCAGAAGGGCTCACCCTGTGGACATGAATCCCtcctggagatgctggggacacagcctgggTGTCACAGTCCCCTGCTCATGCACCTCTGGGTGGCCCTGCTGCATCTGCAATGATTCTTTGGTACTGCTTCTTACCCAGCTCTTGATGACCCCTGGGATGCTGTCCTTGTACCTCAGCCCTTCTGTACCCTTTGTCTTTGGTACCCCAGCCCAAAATCCCAGTCTCCTCCAACAGGTTCATGCACATCCATCCCTACAAACCTGCACCTGTGCACCCACACCCTGCCTGCTCTACCCAGAGAGATGGCACCCACTcggaggagaggcagaaaggaTGGAGGGCACAGGAGTGGGATATCCAGAGACAGAGGGATGTGTGGTAGCACTGTCAGGGAAGCATTaggctccctccctcctccccacacCAGCAGGCACTTACTTAATTAGCCCTGGCCCCAATAGCGAGGGAGTTAATTAGCTCTGGAGAGAGAGATaatgaagctgcagagcagcccatgAATCTTGTAGCTGATGGATGCTGGGGGGctgaggcagtgctgctgttcccactcactccccacagctctgccccagggccAGGGGGCACCCATGGCGCAGCACCCAGCCCATCCACAGCCTACAGCTGGCGCCAGGGTGAGCCCTACGGCTCAGCGCCAGCCACTCACCACACACCTCTGAGTGCAACAAGTTTGTGGTGTCCCAGCCCAACACAGAAGTCAatctctgcagccccacagccaggtgGGGACCCTCACCACCCTTCCAATgggcagggtgtgcaggtgactgcccttctctgccctCCGTCACCCCATGCGCAGCCAGCCCCAAAGCCCCTGCACccccctcagcctttccccGTTAATTAGCTCGGCATTAACCTCTGCCTGGGGTTTACTGGCTATCGAGCGGCTTGTTCATTAATCCACACACCAGCAAAAGGCTCTAATTAATACGGCCCGCCACACGCCCGCGCTCGGCAACTTTTAATTGTCGCAGGGCCGGCCGGGGAGGGCGAAGGTTAAAGCATTTATCGAGTCCCCGCGAGCCGCTCGGCTCCCCGTGCCGATAGCAAAGATTTCCGATGAGGATGGGTTGGCTGGCGAGCCCTTAACCCCTGGGTGCCCGGCGCTGCCGGGATTGCTGGCCCCACTCCCGTAGATTGCAGGCATCCCTGAGACGTGCTGACGGTGGGCATCCTCAGCAGGGCTACTAACAGGGAGCCCTAATGGGCACTGCCAAGGGCATTCCCACCAGGAATCCCTAAAGCGGCCTGAAAACTGCTAATGGGCATCATTAACGGGTGTTGCTATTAACGGGTGCTGCTAATGCTTGTCACCAAGGAGTATGTTAATGGCCATCCCCACCCAGGTGTTTCTAGTGGGCATCCCTGCTCGGCATCGCATGGGCACGGGATATCGGCAGGTATCgacagctgccccagcctggggtgAGGGGGGGGCCAGGGGAGCACCGCAGGACACGCCTCAGGGTTTTGCAGAGACgtggagcagctcagagcctgaGAACAACACACCATGAGCCCCGCAGCAGCCGAGGCAGGGGTGGCAATGGCACCCACCCCAGCCACCCACCTTTACCTCTCTTCTGCATGAAGCCAAAGAGGTCATCCAGGAACTCCTTGCGTTTTGGGTCCTCATCCAGTTCATacagctggaggcaggagagaaagGGTGGTCAGTGCTTCCAGCACATGTAGGTGAAAATAGAGAgaggagcagtgcctggggcgAAACACTGCCTGTGCCAGAACCGGGCATCACCCCTGGCCCCACCTGCCTGCTTTGCCAGCAACAAGAAGCTCTCTGCGCACAACTAACAGAATCCCCTGACACACCCTCTGCCCGGGTGTGGGCTCTCCCCGTGCCTGGGGTCTGGCATGGGCTCCCCACAGACCACTGACTACTTTGAATCTTTGCTGCAGAGACGATGAGTCTGTGCCTCAGTTTGTCCTGCCCCTCACCCTCTTAGAGGCAAGAATCACAGCCCAGAGAGATCAGCAAACCCAAATCCCAGACAGGACTCCGGGATTGCAATGCTCAaccctgctctggcactgctgagtGCTGGTGGTCCCCAAGTCCCAGCATGGGATCAGCATCCTCCTCAGCCCTCATCCCTCACAGGGACACAGGCCCACCCTAACAGTGGAGGCTGATCCCACCCTGGGGAAGGAAAAGTTGGCTCGACCACGGCACTGGGTACCACCGAGGGAGCTGCAAGTGCCCGGGCTGCCACGTGCACAGGATTGCACAGACACAAACATGTGGCTGTGAGGATACTTCTGTGTGCTGGGTGGTctggacacacggacacagcccgagctgaggggcagcactggggaggtgAGTGCAGCCCCTACACCAGGGACACGAAGTGCCGGCTCCGTGCGAAAGTCCGGGCTCGCCTGATTCCAGCACAGCGCCTGAGTGACCATGACAAATTGGAGCCTGCCAGATCGATGGCCCAGCAGTAAAAGTCAGAGcacatgaaggaaaaattagCACCAATCGAAGACACTATAGACACCAATTCCTCCCAGCAAGCCCGGCAAGAATTTAAAGCcattgaaaagaaacaaaactcagCAGTCCAGAATGGATTTCCAAAACATATacaaagaaatgcaagctggaaaacaaagtCAGGCACAAAATAGAGTCGTTTAAAACACAATTGTGCTGGGAAAGGCCGTTAAAAACCAATAGAAAGGGAGCACACCCCCACTCCACAGAGAACATCATTCACCAGACAGATAAAGGGAGCTGTGCTTAaggctgcagggacacggggatgtggggatgggggTGGATGCCATGGGGACACGAATGCAGAGATATGGGAATATAGGGATGCGGGGTTGCAGAGACTCAGTGAACGCAGAGATGGAgtgatgcagggatgcaggggggaCACACAAATACACGGACATGGGAATGTAGGGATGTGGGGTGAAGGGATTTCAGGGACATGGAGATGTGGGGATGTAGGGATGGCAGAATGTGGGTAACTACGTGGATGTGAGGATGCTTCTACAGACCCCACAGTTCCCACCACTGAACAGACACACCTAACACAGTCCCTTGTCTAACTCAGATGCCAGCTGAGGGTGCTGGATGTCCA
This genomic interval from Ficedula albicollis isolate OC2 chromosome Z, FicAlb1.5, whole genome shotgun sequence contains the following:
- the ARID3C gene encoding AT-rich interactive domain-containing protein 3C, coding for MWYRRARFPAEQGAGWSRQGRRRGHGSAGNFGQGPRERRGERAAAEEEEDDEEEEEEEEEGEPRDPPPPPHHEWTYEEQFKQLYELDEDPKRKEFLDDLFGFMQKRGTPVNRIPIMAKQVLDLYTLYQLVTDKGGLVEVINKKIWREITKGLNLPTSITSAAFTLRTQYMKYLYPYECEKRALSSPGELQAAIDSNRREGRRQTFGTALFNYSPASTPALLGTPKMPLPALSISTHSCGQLSQVHSVKKEDGMLAASVPGRIAIPVGLAGHHLTAAQAAAASQAVVLEQLREKLETGEPPEKKVALTVEEQQRLVQHALQHNLLAMASQFPMNVKISSRDDRQETALNLSTNSISSINMSIEINGVVYTGVLFARRPSATLAPGGGSTQTRPNPMPAPNPLLPASSQSHTPTSASP